GGCTCGCCCCGCGTCTCCCGCTCTCCGCCGACTGACGTCGCACCGTCGGGCGGTGCTGCCGGCAGCTGGTCGACGACGCGCGCGTCGCCACGCACGATCTCGACGCGCGGGCGGACGAGGTCGCGCGGCACCAGCGCCGGCCAGTAGGCGTAGGCCTCCTGCACCTCGGGCCGGCCGCCGAACACGCCGAGCCCGGGCGGTCCCTGGAGCGCGAAGCCGAGCAGCGTGTGCGCGAAGCGCTCGACCTTCGTCCGGTCCGGGTCGCGCACCGCGGCCCGGAAGATGCCCTCGTTCGGCTCGACGTCGGGAGCCGCCGCGCCCCAGCAGCTCCGGTAGCCGACGAGCTCCGCTCGCCGGTCGGTGAAGTCGGTCCCGAGCCGGTGCCACAGCATGGCGGCGAGGCGCTCGGCCTTGGCGAGGATGTCGGGCCCGGAGAGCAACGCGTAGCCGACTGCGCGCCAGCCGTCGCGATAGACGACCGTGACCTTGAGCGTGTCGGTCGGCGGCCGGCCGCGTGCCCCGCTCACGATGACGCGATCGGCGCCGGCGGCCCGCACGTCGAGGTGGCGAAAATCGGCGCTCACGTCCGGGGTCAGATAGGCGGCCGGGTCGGCGATCTCGTAAAGGAGCTGCTCGGTCACGGTGGCACGCGACACGCGCCCGCCGCTGCCCGCCGGCTTGGTGACCACGAAGCCGCCGTCCGCCGCAACCTCGGCCACCGGGTACCCCACGTCGAGCGGCGCCGTCCGCTGCCAGTCGGTCAGGTTGCCGCCCGTCGCCTGGGCGCCGCACTCGAGCACGTGGCCGGCCACCGTGCCGGCCGCCAGCCGGTCCCAGTCGTTCGACGCCCAGCCGAGCTCGTGCACGAGCGGGCCGAGGGTGAGGGCCGCGTCCGTCGTCCGCCCGGTCACCACGATGTCCGCCCCGGCCGCGAGCGCCTGCGCGATCGGGCGCGCGCCGAGGTACGCGTTGGCCGCGACCACCCGGTCGCGAACCGTGGCGAGCGGCCGGCCGTCGTCCAGGTGGGCGAGCGGCACACCGGCGGCGAGGAGCTCGTCCACGCGCGCCAGCAGGTCGTCGCCGCACACGATGGCGATCGCCGGCGCGAGTCCCTGCTCGCGGCAGACGGCGGCGATGCGGTCCCGGCATGCTTCCACGTGCACGCCGCCGGCGTTGGCGACGATCCGGATCCGGCCGTGCACGACGTCGGCGAGCACCGGCGCCAGCATCTCGACGAAGTCGTAGGCGTAGCCGAGGCTCGGGTTGCGAGCGCGCTGGCGCTGGAGGATCACCATGGTGATCTCGGCCAGGAAATCGAGCGTCACGTAGTCGACCGTGCCGCTGCGGACCTGTCGCGCGAGCGCCTCCGGGTCGTCGCCCCAGTAGCCGCTGGCGTTGGCGATCCGAACCCGGTCCCCCATCCCCGCGCGCGATCGTACGTCGGAGGCTCGGCTCGCCGCAACCTCGCCCCGTCCGCGGTTCGGGCATCCCCGAAGCGGCTTGCGGCCGTGCACGAAAGGGGCGTCCCTGCGGGCCGCTTCGGCCGCTTGGCATTCTTGTTCGCGGGCATACCCCTTGCTCTTTGCCGTCCGCGGGGGAAGCGACAGCGTGCGCATCGTGCTCGCTCTGACCGTCGGTGTGACGGGGGTCCTCGCGGCCCTGCCCGCGCTCGCCCAGCAGGCACCGCCTTCCCCGAACGCGGGCGTGCAAGCCACCGCGGAGATCTGCGGCAACTGTGTCGACGACGACGGCGACGGCCTCACGGACTTCGAGGATCCCGCCTGCTGTGCCGACCGCCAGATCTTCCCGATGGCCATCGACCGGGGTCGCATCCACCCGCACGGGCAGACGAGCCGCCTCGGCCTCGAGTCGCTGCTCGCGGCCCAGGGCCTCGCGGACGTGAACCCGCGCCGCGAGGACGTCTTCCTCCAGATCCGCGCCGAGCGTGGCGACGAGGTCTTCTGCGCGAGCGTTCCCGCCGGTCGCTTCGTCGCGAAGAGGCCCGGCGTGTTCAGGTTCCGTGACCACAACCACAGCGTGGGAACCGCCGGGGGCATCGATCGTCTCGCGGTCAGGATCGCGGGCGACGGCAGCGTCCGTTTCCGCGCCGTCGCGCGCCATGCGGAGTTCACCAGCCCGCGCGACGGTCTGCTCACCGTGACGATCAGCTTCCGCGACCCGCTCGCGGCCGAGAGCGGCAACCGCTGCTCGACGGCGCAGGAGCTCCACACCAACCGGCGCGGCGCGCTGCGCGTGCCCTGAGCTCAGCCGCCGGCCGGCGCCGCGCCGAGCCGCGCGCCGAGCACGGGGCGGGCGCCCGGCTCCTGCACGACCGTCAGACCGCGGAGGCGCGCGCCGACCACGGGAAGCCGGATCGGCAGCACCGCGTCGCCCTCCGGACCGGGCTCGAACGCCGGCCCGGTCTGGACCCGACCGTCGTCGAGCTCGAGCTCGATCCGGTAGGCGCCGCGGGCGGACGGCAGTCCGAACGCGTACAGCAGGGCGGCGGCGCGTGCGGGATGCCAGAGGAGGTGGCCGCGGCCGCCCGCGCTCGAGCGTGGCTCGAGGCGCGCGACCCCGAATCCCGGCATCGCCGCCAGGTCAGCGAGCGTCCGCTCGGGCGCCCCGCCGAGCAGGCGGTCGATCTCGGCGTCGCGACGGCGGATGCTGCGCAGCAAGCTGCCGACGCGTGCCTCGGCCGCCGCGAGCTCGGTCTCGAGCCGGGTCCGTTCGCCGGCGGCGACACCCGCCGCCGCCCGCGCCTCCGCGGCGTCGGCACGCGCCGCCTCGAGCGCGCGCCCGAGCGTGTCGCTGCGGGCCGCGGCTTCCGCCCGTGCGGTCTCGGCATCGACGAGGCGCGCCGCCGCCCGGACGCTTTCCGCGCGCCGCTCCGCTTCGCGCTGCCGGAGGTCGTGGATCGTCCACCCGACGAGGGCGGCGAGCGCGACGGCGAGCACCGCGGCCGTCGCGGGAGCCAGCCACCCCGCCCGCGGCAGGCTGACGTCCCACCGGCCACGCGGTCGCCCGACCGGAAGGCGAAAGAGCGCCCCCAGGCAGTCGGGGCACCCGGTTGCGAGGTGCGCGCGCACCGCCTCCGCCGGCCCCTCGTCGAGCTCGCCCGCGGCGTATGGCGGCAGGACCGCGCGCAGCTGGTCGTGGGTCACGCCGCCGGAGCATACCGTGGGCCGGCCACAGATACACGGCTCCGCGTACGGGTTTTCCCCAGGTGCGAGTACACTTTTTCTGTTTGAGTTCCCTGCCTGTTTGGGAATACCTTGTATTCGACATGGGTATAGGAAAGCCGGTGCCGTCCACTGCGCATCATCAGAGCTTCGAAGCGATGGCCGACACCATCCTCTACCGGTGGTCGGCCGAGCGCGACACGTGGGTGAGCGCGTCCGAAGTCGAGGAGGCGCGCGCCTATCTCGCGCGGCAAGGAATCGCGACCAGCGCGCTGCCCGACGGGCGCTTCGCGCTGGCCGGAGAGGCGGCGCGCGTCGTCGGCGGCGAGCGGCTGGTGCTGCTCGGCCTCCGCCGGCTGCGCGGCACGCGCGGCGCTTGAGAGTCCGAGTCTACCCGGAGGCGCGGCCGTGGCGCACGGCGAGCGACCGCAGGCGCGCGGCGACGGCGACGTTCGCGGCACCACCGAGCTCCTCGACCGTCCACGGCGTCCGGTAACCCCAGTTCTGCGGACCCACCGTCGCGGGCACGTTGATCCGCTCGCGGCCTCCGTACACGTCCTGCAGCGGGATCACGACGAGGTCGGAGCCGGCGGCGTAGAGACCCTCGAGCAAGGCGGCATGCACGGCCGGCGTGAATTCGGCGCCGGCATCTCGCAGCCCGGCAAAAGGCGGAACGCCGGCGAGCGCGCGGCGGCCTGCTTCCCCGAGCTCGTCGCTCCACCAGACGGCGAGCGTGGTGGTGTCGTGCGTGCCGCTCGTCGCCACGGAGAGGCGGGGATAGCTCGTCGGGTCGCGGAACGCTCCCGCGTCCTCCTCCCAGCGCAGCACCCGGTAGCCGGGGATGCCGAGCGCAGCCAGCGATCGGCGCACGAACGGCGGGACGGTCCCGAGGTCTTCGGCAATCACCTGCGTATCGCCCGCCGCCCCCAGGGCGACGCCGAGGAGGCGCTCGCCGAGCGCGAGCTGCGCGGCCT
This window of the Deltaproteobacteria bacterium genome carries:
- a CDS encoding zf-HC2 domain-containing protein, with translation MQGIPKQAGNSNRKSVLAPGENPYAEPCICGRPTVCSGGVTHDQLRAVLPPYAAGELDEGPAEAVRAHLATGCPDCLGALFRLPVGRPRGRWDVSLPRAGWLAPATAAVLAVALAALVGWTIHDLRQREAERRAESVRAAARLVDAETARAEAAARSDTLGRALEAARADAAEARAAAGVAAGERTRLETELAAAEARVGSLLRSIRRRDAEIDRLLGGAPERTLADLAAMPGFGVARLEPRSSAGGRGHLLWHPARAAALLYAFGLPSARGAYRIELELDDGRVQTGPAFEPGPEGDAVLPIRLPVVGARLRGLTVVQEPGARPVLGARLGAAPAGG
- a CDS encoding DUF1446 domain-containing protein — translated: MRPRSMAIGKIWRSAQQAGSSKSVRPSPSSSTQLPQISAVACTPAFGEGGACWASAGRAARTPVTPTVRASTMRTLSLPPRTAKSKGYAREQECQAAEAARRDAPFVHGRKPLRGCPNRGRGEVAASRASDVRSRAGMGDRVRIANASGYWGDDPEALARQVRSGTVDYVTLDFLAEITMVILQRQRARNPSLGYAYDFVEMLAPVLADVVHGRIRIVANAGGVHVEACRDRIAAVCREQGLAPAIAIVCGDDLLARVDELLAAGVPLAHLDDGRPLATVRDRVVAANAYLGARPIAQALAAGADIVVTGRTTDAALTLGPLVHELGWASNDWDRLAAGTVAGHVLECGAQATGGNLTDWQRTAPLDVGYPVAEVAADGGFVVTKPAGSGGRVSRATVTEQLLYEIADPAAYLTPDVSADFRHLDVRAAGADRVIVSGARGRPPTDTLKVTVVYRDGWRAVGYALLSGPDILAKAERLAAMLWHRLGTDFTDRRAELVGYRSCWGAAAPDVEPNEGIFRAAVRDPDRTKVERFAHTLLGFALQGPPGLGVFGGRPEVQEAYAYWPALVPRDLVRPRVEIVRGDARVVDQLPAAPPDGATSVGGERETRGEPAAAAAIAAGPRRRVPLRRIAYARSGDKGDHANIGVAARSPAAFAFLRAVLDADRIRGHFGDRCGGPVERYELPGLRALNFVLRHALGGGGTVSLRADHQGKTLAQGLLTLALDVPEAVLAATPPDGEG